Part of the Streptomyces sp. NBC_01353 genome, CCGGAGAACTCGTCGGGCGAACGCACGTCGACCAGGTTCTGGGCGCCGATCGCGGACACGACGTCGTCGCGGAAGGCGCGGATCGAGGCGTCCTGGGCCTTGGCCTTGTACTCGGTGGCCGGGCGGGCCGGCACCTCGGCGACGAGGTCGCGGGAGTCGAGCTCCCACTTCTTGCGGCCGCCGTCGAGGAGCTTGACGTCCTGGTGACCGTAGAGCTTGAAGTACCAGTAGGCGTAGGAGGCGAACCAGTTGTTGTTGCCGCCGTAGAGGACGACCGTGGTGTCGTTCCCGATGCCCTTGGCCGAGAGGAGCTTCTCGAAGCCCTCCTGGTCGATGAAGTCGCGGCGGACCGGGTCCTGCAGGTCCTTGGTCCAGTCGATCCGGATCGCGTTGCGGATGTGGTTCTTCTCGTACGCCGAGGTGTCCTCGTCGACCTCGACGATCGCGACCTGCGGGTTGTCGAGGTTCGCCTCGACCCAGTCTGCGTCTACCAGGACGTCGCTGCGGCTCATGCTGTTTCTCCTCCGGGGCAGTGTTCGGCGGTGTGGCGCAAGGTGGTGCGGGTACGCGTCATCGCGTGTACGAGATCGCGCACGGCTACACGGGGTGGCCCCGACGGTTCGTCGAAGGGCCTGAGGAATACGGGAATCGGGCGTCCCGCTCAGACGGAGCGACAGAGCATGGCGGCGACGCGGCACAGGTCTACTGCCCGCCGCTTCGTGAGTTCCGCCTGTCGCTTCATGCCCACGATCGTAGGGACGGACAGGCGGCCGTGTCACCGGTGTGTCGTATTTTGAGACGCGATCGTCCGAGATGCGAGACGTGATCACGTGAAAACGGGTCGCGGCCCCGGTCCGGACCGGGGTGTCCCGGTTCTGCTCCTACGGATCGGACGGGACCGTCTCACCATGTGGAGAAGGGGTGGTCGAGGGGGCGGATCAGCCCGCCAGCACGACGTCCTTGCCGGTCACGGCGACGGCCAGGCCGTCCTCGCGGGCCTCGACCTTCTCCAGCTTCATGCCCGCCGGCAGTCCGCCGATCTCCCGGTCGAAGTCGGTGCGCTTCCGGACGAGGTCCTCCAGGCCGGGAATGCCGCCACCGGGCACCTTGTCGGCCCGTACCCGGATCGTGTCCCCGTCGACCAGCGTCACCGTCGAGACGACGCTCTTGGTGACCGTACGGCCCAGGATCTCGACCCCGCCCGTGACCTTCAGCTTGCCGTTGCCGCCGTAGGCGACCTTCACCTCACGCTCGGAGGCCGCCGCGAGGTCCTCGTACGAGATCAGCGCGGTCCCGCTGACGGTGCCGGCGCGGGCGCTCGTGTAGTCGCCGTTCAGCGTCACGTCGTGGAAGGCGGCGGACAACTCGCCGATCCGGATCTTCCGGCCGCCGGCCGTGGCCTCGACGCCGGTCAGCTTCACGTCGACCTCGTCGAGGCGCTGGTCCATGACCTGGGTCAGGAACGGGAAGCCCTTGATGTCGACCTCGGTCGATCCGGAGCGGGCCGGGCCGAGCCGGACCCGGTCTGCGGCCTCCGACTCCGCGTAGTTGACCGCGAGGCGGTCAAGACCGACGAAGATCCCGCCGAGCACGACGGCCACGATCAGCAGTACGCGCAGTGCTCGCACGAGCTGTCCCCCCAAGAAAGTCTCCGGCCCCCCGACACGAAGATCGACGTGTCGGAGGGCCGAATGGTTCCCGAGGGCCCGCGAAAAGGGCTACGCCAGCGCGCGGCCCAGCAGATAGACGGCGGGCGCGGCGGCCGTCAGCGGAAGCGCGACCCCGGCGGTCATAT contains:
- a CDS encoding sulfurtransferase, producing MSRSDVLVDADWVEANLDNPQVAIVEVDEDTSAYEKNHIRNAIRIDWTKDLQDPVRRDFIDQEGFEKLLSAKGIGNDTTVVLYGGNNNWFASYAYWYFKLYGHQDVKLLDGGRKKWELDSRDLVAEVPARPATEYKAKAQDASIRAFRDDVVSAIGAQNLVDVRSPDEFSGKLLAPAHLPQEQSQRPGHVPSARNIPWSKNANDDGTFKSDDELKALYEDEQVDLAKDTIAYCRIGERSALTWFVLHELLGVENVKNYDGSWTEYGSLVGVPIELGANK
- a CDS encoding DUF2993 domain-containing protein, translating into MRALRVLLIVAVVLGGIFVGLDRLAVNYAESEAADRVRLGPARSGSTEVDIKGFPFLTQVMDQRLDEVDVKLTGVEATAGGRKIRIGELSAAFHDVTLNGDYTSARAGTVSGTALISYEDLAAASEREVKVAYGGNGKLKVTGGVEILGRTVTKSVVSTVTLVDGDTIRVRADKVPGGGIPGLEDLVRKRTDFDREIGGLPAGMKLEKVEAREDGLAVAVTGKDVVLAG